cctgatgatctagccagctttctatccaccatatagtccagcccgtacttctttaacttgctggcaagaatactgtgggagactgtatcaaaagctttgctaaagtcaaggaataacacgtccaccgctttccccattccacacagccagttatctcatcatagaaggcaagcaggttggttaggcatgactttcccttggtgaatccatgttgactgttcctgatcaccttcctctcctctcagtgcttcaaaattgattcctgctccatgatttttctagggactgaggtgaggctaaaGGGACTGTAGTTCCCTTGGTTGTcgtccttcccttttttaaagatgggcactacattagcctttttccagtcacccTGAACCTCCCCCGATTAccataagttttcaaagataatggccagtggctctgcaatcacatccaccacctcctttagcaccctcagatgcagtgcatccagccccatggacttgtgctcatccagcttttctaaatagtcctgaaccatttCTTTATCCACAGAGgcctggtcacctcctccccatactgtactgcacAGTGCAGTAGTCTCggaactgaccttgtttgtgaagacggaggcaaaaaaagcattgagtacattagcttttccaTTCTTTGTCACCAGGtttcctcccccattcagtaaggggcccatactttccttgaccactttcttgttgctaacatacctgtagaaacccttcttgttactcttaacatcccttaacataagaaaggccataccgggtcagaccaaaggtccatctagcccagtatcctgtcggccgacagtggccaatgccagggtgccccagagggagtgaacctaacaggcaatgatcaagtgatctctctcctgccatccatctccatcctctgtcagacagaggctagggataccgttccttacccgtcctggctaatagccattaatggacttaaccaccatgaatttatccagttctcttttaaactctgttatagtcctagccttcacaaccttctcaggtaaggagttccacaagttgactgtgtgctgcgtgaagaagaacttccttttatttgttttaaacctgctgcctattaatttcatttgatgaccactagttcttgtattatgggaataagtaaataacttttccttatccactttctccacatcactcatgattttatatactcttctatcatatccccttgctagctgcaactccagtgtgatttggccttcctgatttcagtcctgcatgcctgagcaatatttctATACTCCTAcctagtcatttgtccaatcttccacttcttgtaagcttcttttttgtgtttgtgttgtgtgcaaggatttcactgttaagccaggctggtcgcctgccatatatactattctttctgcacattaggatggttttgttcctgcaacctcaataaagattctttaaaatacagccagctctcctggactcctttccctgtcatgttgttctcccaggggatcctgcccatcagcaGAAAAGTctccttttctgaagtccagagtccatattctgctgctctcctttcttccttgtgtcaggatcctgaacttgaccatctcatggtcactgcctcccaggttcccatccactttcacTTCCCCTACTAATTTTTCCGTTTGTGAGCAGctggtcaagaagagctctgcccctagttgtttcctccagcacttgcaccagaaaattgtcccctacaatttccaaaaacttcctggattgtctgtgcattgctgtattgctctcccagcagatatcggggtgattgaagtcccccatgaaaaccagggcctgtgatctagtaacttctgttagttgcctgaagaagaAGCATCCTCTCTCTGTTCTGTCTTTAATTTACATTGTCATCTTTTTATAACCTGAAGACATCTGCCAGTAAGATTCACAGATCTTTTtaacactggggggggaggaaggtgcATCGCCACAGAACTGTGCATCTTCAGACAACACACTGGGCACACCTTAACAATGTACGTgggatcactttttaaaaagaaattaacaaaACAATAAGCCCTTTATTTAAGTTTTATAggaagggttagatttttatGGATAAATGTTAATCACCgtgcacacacaaactgacaaaaaaaaatccattgatgGAAATTTACATATAGGCAAAGTAATAAAAATGCTGCTGGAGAAATTTTTAGAGTAAAATCCAGTGACTTTCCAATTAAAATAGTTAGTTACAAATGGACAAGCAACTAGTTACAGCTGTAACTGGAGTGTGCACAGCAATACCTAGCAGAAACACAGACCGCAGTGCTACACTAGGTTTGTGGTAGAATGTTACTTCAACTATGTACTTAGTTACTGACCAGAATGAACTGCCTCCAAGGTTAATTCTAGTTATATTGTAACACAGTCCTTCCATTTAACTTCCTTAGGATTCATCTGTGTGCTCTGTGAAGCTCTATCTCCCTCCCTTGGCGCTTACACATCTTGCTGaggttttaaatgatttttctgtCTTGGCCAGGATATGACTTTCCACTTCAGCTACAAGAACGTGCCGCTGCTGTTTTCTGGACTGGTGATCAATACACCTGGAGGTTAGTAAAGCTATTTTAGCAAAGCGGCTGACTTGTTGCTCACCCCAGGCCAAACCAAAGGCTTGCTACTGGTCAGTCTTGTCTGAATGACCCCACCCCATGAGGTCATAGGTTCCTAGAGTGTCCAGGGCAAGATGGTTAACAGGTTGGAAATTGGGGCACAGAGGCTGAAGGTGATGGGATGACTTCCGTGTCACTATTTGAGTGTTGCACAAGCCTTAGCAAATGTGGTTGAGAGTTTCGCTTTATGGGGTTGGACATCGCACTCCCTGTGGCCGGTGCGGTGGGAGCTGTTTGTTGGATTGTTAGGTGCTTTTCTCTGTGTGCTTGAAGCAGATGGCTCATCCTGTGCAGAGACCGTAACCTTGTTCTGTCCTTTCCTGTCTATCAGAAATGGCTGGTGCTTTTGTCGCAGTATTCTTCCTAGCCATGTTTTATGAGGGCCTCAAAATAGCCCGGGAGAGTCTGCTCCGTAAATCACAGGTCAGCATTCGCTACAACTCCATGCCTGTCCCGGGACCAAATGGCACCACTTTGATGGAGACGCACAAAACAGTTGGGTAAGAATTCACTTTCCTTCTAACACAAACCCTGCTCATCTCAGCAGAAAACACGAAGACTGAAACATAGCAAATTCTAGGCAGCTCAAATAGTTTTACTGCAGAAGACTAACTTCATGCTTGTACACGCTTCATCCTGAAGGAGCCTAAAGAATGAACTATAAATACAGgaacctgcagctccctttttttGGAGGGAAGGGAATGCAACAGCTACTCTGCATCAGCCACATGAGGCCCTTTTTACGAAATAAAAGCAGGGGAAGCTCGTAGGGAGGTGTGCTGTTTCCACATTttaatttggccaggacactagaCTCTGCCTAATCTTACATAAAGCACCAAAGGATCTTTCTGTGCCCACAAGTGGTCAAGGCCTCTGTTTGCAGACAAGCTGCCCTGTGTGGCTGGCAATGAGGGCCAGGTAGTAAAATGAGCTGGAATGATTTTGACCCTCAAACCTTAGCAGCTGTGATCACTCTGTGAACCTCATTATTCCTTATCCAGGAATAACTGGTTTTATTACAAAGCACCCAACTTCATGGAGGACATTCTAGTCATCTGTGACAAATACACATGACAGGAGATCTCTGCCCTTTACTATCCCATCTCTCTTGGTGTTTGATGGCCAccttcaaaaagatctcaaaaaacctaagtgattgggcaacaaaatggcaaatgaaatttaatgtggataaatgtaaagtaatcccaaatatacatacaatatgatggggggctaatttagctacagctaatcaggaaaaagatcttggagtcatcgtggatagttctctgaagacatccacacagtgtgcagtggcagtcaaaaagtcaacaggatgttaggaattattaaaaaaagaatagagAATAAGGcggagaatattttattgcccttacataaatccatggtgcacccacatcttgaatactgcgtacagatgtgatctcatctcaaaaaagatatactggcattagaaaaggttcagagaaaggcaactaaaatgattaggggtttggaacgggtcccgtatgaggagagattaaagaggctaggacttttcagcttggaaaagaggagactaaggggggctatgataaaggtatataaaatcatgagtggtgtggagaaagtggataagaaaaaagttatttacttgctcccataatataagaactaggggccaccaaatgaaattaatgggcagcaggtttaaaacaaataaaaggaagttcttcacacagcacacagacaacctgtggaactccttgccggaggaggttgtgaaggctaggactataaccgggtttaaaagagaactggataaattcatggaggttaagtccattaatggctattagccaggatgggtgaggaatggtgtctctagtctctgtttgtcagagggtggagatggatggcaggagagagatcacttgatcattacctgttaggttcactccctctggggcacctggcattggtcactgtcggtaggcAGGATACTGGGGTGGTTGGACCTATGGTCTGACACAGTACGGCCAGGCTTATGTTATGTAATTTGGCATTCCCAGCCCATGGGTTATTTTCTGTCTGCGGGGACCCTGCATTTCCCATCCTGTGACTCTTGTTCACTGACTGGTCATATTTTTCTGATTCCTCAGACAACAGATGCTGAGCTTCCCTCATCTCCTGCAGACAGTGCTGCACATCATACAAGTGGTGGTCAGTTACTTCCTCATGCTGATCTTCATGACCTACAATGCATACCTCTGCATAGCTGTGGCAGCAGGCGCAGGCACTGGCTACTTCCTCTTCAGCTGGAAAAAGGCAGTTGTTGTGGATATCACGGAGCACTGCCATTAATGCTGGACACAGAGCGAgagcctctctctgccccttcACTCGCTCTAACTGCAGTCACCAAGAGGATGAGGATCATTCCCCGGCTGACTGAGACGCAAGATACACCATGAAAATCAGTGTATGTTTTACCACCAACGTCCTAGTCAGGACAATGCCTGGGCAGCTCACAGGGATTCCTGGTGTTGGAGATTTCCCACCAAGCAGCCTGGCACCCATGCTAGATGGACCAGCTCTTGAGGTCACACCAGAGCCACCCTTGACCACGATTTATGTTGTATTTGTAGATTTTCCCTGATTGAAATTACGTAGCAAGTAGATATTTACAAGATTATTGAACTGTCCctttaaagcattttatttttaaagaataaatgctCAGATCTGGGGGTTTTATGAATGGTTGATAAAGGAGCCAGTATGAGACAATGGctattttaattttctaaaaaaTTCTGTACTTAatgcctgggggagggaggcggggatGTGACTGATCTCTGGGCCAGCAAAACCCTCTGGGACAGTTTGTAGAAACTTCTGTCCACAAAATTAGAGTGCTGCTGGTAAATCACCAGAGGCCTAGTGGGCTCAGGTCTGCTCCGAGAAGCGTGCACCATTCTTATTAACTCCAGTGGGCATATTGTATCTGGGCCAGACTTGGGGCCGCTTTCAAGTCTGTTTAATGTTGCTGGTTTTCTGCTGTATTCTTGTTCTGCTCAGCTCTGAACAGCAGGAACATTTCAAACTGGCCACTTCGGCTTACTGATCATGCAATTGCATTTTTAAGTAGCAGAAAGAGACTTTAAATAAACCATTGAAGCCCTGTTGATTTCATCTCGATTTTGCAGTCATGTACTGTTAGACTCAGATTTGTCATTCAATGCAAATTGTCAGCAGCTGGCTCTATTGTTCTGACTGTTTACAATAttgtgattttttcttttttctttccggTTAAACCAAGTGACACGAAGAAAGCTATTAAAGAGTGACATTTCTGTAGAGGATATTCCTTGGCTGGGCTGGCAGGTAAAGAACCAAACTTGTGTAGGGAGGATATAGCAGCCTTAAAACTTGCTCCTCTTAGATGAGGGTTGGGGGATAAGAGACTGTAGGGTCAGTAAAAGGAGTTCCAACCCTGAGGACTCTTCTTTATCGTAATCACCAAACTGGAACTTCTCAAAATGGCTGTGCTGGAGCAACCACTTCCAatgtcagagctgggcagcagccacTGGAGAGCTTCCCACCCTCCAGCCAGGCCCCTCGTGCTAGGAGCCCAATAGATCTCACGAACAAGGCAGGGTTCAGGTCCTTCTGTGAGATCCCTGTGGGCAGCAGGGTTGATTCAATAGTTGGTGGTTTTCCCTCTGAGTCACAGCTAAACTGTGGAACTAGGGAATTCTGTGTTGCTAAGGTGCTAGAGATGAGATGTAAAGCTGAGTTCCTGACcgctttttttaaagatttcttgGTTTTCTGGGTAGGAGGTGGGCTGTTAGCTGAGTGTGCTGGCCTGATTCTGATGGGAGAAATGCTGTTCTGCCTCCTTAAATCCCCTTGCAGCTTAACTGGTTATTTTACACCACATCTCCTGTCCTAAGCAGCTGTGTGGTGTGAAATGACTGCTCGGGTTCTTGATGTGATCTCTGTATATTGTTGATAAGGAAGACTCCTGGCTCCATTCTTCCATGCCTGGCAGTGCAGGTTCTTCCCTTTACAATCCTGGTGTTTTCCAGACCCAAATAAATATCTAAGGTGATGTGGAAGGAGTGGCTTCCTGAGGAGTAACTAATGTACAGTGAAAACTAGGTAGGGTACAATAGTGTAGCAAAGTTCCAGCCAGACTGATGTCCTCTCTCCAGCAGTGGCCTGTACCAGCTGCATCATGGAAGGAAAAAGCCTCCTAATGTACTTCAAACAATTCTCTCCTGTCATAGCACTtagcgccgccccccccctcaACTCCCTTTCTGCCTCCTAGCTGTTAATGGCTCCATGCCCTGAAGTTTAAGTAACTTCACTAGAGGGGTTGGCACTGGTTCAAGTGCATGAAGTATATTCTGATGCTAGTCAGCCCAAggctgggagaggaagagaggggcACATCGGTAACAAGTACAATTCAAAACtactcttccccatccc
The sequence above is drawn from the Trachemys scripta elegans isolate TJP31775 chromosome 17, CAS_Tse_1.0, whole genome shotgun sequence genome and encodes:
- the SLC31A1 gene encoding high affinity copper uptake protein 1, with protein sequence MTFHFSYKNVPLLFSGLVINTPGEMAGAFVAVFFLAMFYEGLKIARESLLRKSQVSIRYNSMPVPGPNGTTLMETHKTVGQQMLSFPHLLQTVLHIIQVVVSYFLMLIFMTYNAYLCIAVAAGAGTGYFLFSWKKAVVVDITEHCH